A genomic region of Streptosporangium lutulentum contains the following coding sequences:
- a CDS encoding DUF1206 domain-containing protein, producing MDRLARLGMGCRGVLYGLIGFLALQIAFGGGSGGKEADKTGAIEMVAEQPFGTVLLWLMVVGFIALTLWQLSEAIIGRGQTKDRVESASRAVVYGLIVAALLGMLLSGDSGGSTDEQSKDLTGKLMDLPAGQFLVGLIGLGLIALGAYWIHKGWKKKFLQDLRTGEMPPKARQLAEKLGMAGYLARGVIAAVAGVFVVQAAITYDPDKAKGIDSTLRSLADTPAGPWLLGVVAIGLLLFAVYCFFEARWHRV from the coding sequence TTGGACAGGCTTGCCAGACTCGGCATGGGGTGCCGCGGTGTCCTCTACGGGCTGATCGGGTTCCTGGCCCTGCAGATCGCCTTCGGCGGCGGGAGCGGCGGCAAGGAGGCCGACAAGACCGGCGCGATCGAGATGGTGGCCGAGCAGCCGTTCGGCACCGTGCTGCTCTGGCTGATGGTCGTCGGCTTCATCGCGCTGACCCTCTGGCAGTTGTCGGAGGCGATCATCGGCCGAGGTCAGACCAAGGACAGGGTCGAGTCGGCGTCACGCGCGGTGGTCTACGGGCTGATCGTGGCCGCGCTGCTCGGCATGCTGCTGAGCGGCGACTCGGGCGGCTCGACCGACGAGCAGTCGAAGGACCTCACCGGCAAGCTCATGGACCTGCCCGCCGGGCAGTTCCTCGTGGGCCTGATCGGGCTCGGGCTGATCGCCCTGGGGGCCTACTGGATTCACAAGGGCTGGAAGAAGAAGTTCCTCCAGGACCTGCGCACCGGTGAGATGCCGCCGAAGGCGCGTCAGCTCGCCGAGAAGCTGGGCATGGCCGGTTACCTCGCCCGCGGTGTGATCGCCGCGGTCGCCGGTGTCTTCGTCGTCCAGGCGGCGATCACCTACGACCCCGACAAGGCCAAGGGCATCGACTCGACACTGCGCTCGCTGGCCGACACCCCGGCCGGGCCGTGGCTGCTCGGGGTCGTCGCGATCGGCCTGCTGCTGTTCGCGGTCTACTGTTTCTTCGAGGCCCGCTGGCACCGGGTTTGA
- a CDS encoding helix-turn-helix transcriptional regulator yields the protein MDQITLSPRHLHAFTEVGFHIAGRSGTHGAMRALREIIALEAYEFVAYDPATERHRSLLSDGYARVDGDAAEEYVRLDPYRRAMDTREPLVMGTPGTELYFRRHLEPYGWRAGLTTPLFLAEGRYTGLLHLNARDPEAFAGQAGTLISAVSPTLAHVTDLSRCLIDPGGLPPGFRVVAFDRGGTRRDIAGVQPSEAVATEPAMAELAREFIDSRELNRRGLWQDGTGLWHEVRLLRAGVGPHGALQGAVIAERPCALPYELTTREIDVITHVALGDSNPQIAAALVLSVRTVTTHLEHIFAKLGCESRTRLTTKALAEGLCRLLI from the coding sequence ATGGACCAGATCACCCTGAGCCCGCGCCACCTCCACGCGTTCACCGAGGTGGGTTTTCACATCGCCGGGCGTAGTGGCACGCACGGCGCGATGCGCGCGTTACGCGAGATCATCGCGTTGGAGGCCTACGAGTTCGTCGCCTACGACCCGGCGACCGAGCGGCACCGCAGCCTGCTCTCGGACGGCTACGCACGGGTCGACGGGGACGCCGCCGAGGAGTACGTCCGGCTCGACCCCTATCGCCGGGCCATGGACACGCGTGAGCCGCTGGTCATGGGCACTCCCGGCACCGAGCTCTACTTCCGGCGCCATCTGGAGCCGTACGGCTGGCGGGCCGGGCTGACCACTCCCCTGTTCCTGGCCGAGGGCCGCTACACCGGCCTGCTCCATCTGAACGCCCGCGACCCCGAGGCCTTCGCGGGCCAGGCGGGCACGCTGATCAGCGCGGTCTCTCCCACCCTGGCCCACGTCACCGACCTGAGCCGCTGCCTGATCGACCCCGGCGGCCTGCCGCCGGGGTTCCGCGTGGTGGCCTTCGACCGCGGCGGCACCCGCAGGGACATCGCAGGCGTCCAGCCCTCGGAGGCCGTCGCCACCGAGCCGGCCATGGCGGAGCTGGCCAGGGAGTTCATCGACTCCCGCGAGCTCAACCGGCGCGGGCTCTGGCAGGACGGGACCGGACTGTGGCACGAGGTGCGGCTGCTGCGCGCCGGCGTGGGACCGCACGGCGCCCTCCAGGGCGCGGTGATCGCCGAACGCCCGTGCGCCCTGCCGTACGAGCTGACCACCAGGGAGATCGATGTGATCACCCATGTCGCGCTCGGCGACTCCAACCCGCAGATCGCGGCGGCACTGGTGCTGAGCGTCCGTACGGTCACCACGCACCTGGAGCACATCTTCGCCAAGCTCGGCTGCGAGAGCCGGACCCGGCTCACCACCAAGGCCCTCGCCGAAGGTCTGTGCCGGCTGCTCATCTGA
- a CDS encoding RNA-guided endonuclease InsQ/TnpB family protein — translation MSRYRLHPSPAQQAALLEHCGHARYVWNLAVEQHAHWRPGRAPTPRFAEQCRQLTEARAACEWLAAGSIIVQQQALKDFHQAMANFFGQTHRRPRWRRRGRSEGFRIVAVKPGDVRRLSRKVGQVRIPKVGWVRFRWSRPMGEAKSFRVTRDAAGRWHVAFAIIPEPIPAPGTGAAVGVDRGVVVSAALSTGEPLTVPTLSPGQKKRLLRLQRALARAKPGSKRRAKVKAAIARLKAREGDRRKEWVEQTSTDLARRFDVIGIEDLKISAMTRSAKGSITAPGRNVRQKAGLNRGILANGWGHLATRLEHKAPGRLWKIDPRYTSQTCNACKHLARESRKSQALFSCVACGHRDHADVNAAKNLRDTAAGHAVAARGGPPLGGPVNREPQRDLLLVG, via the coding sequence GTGTCCCGCTACCGGCTGCACCCCTCACCCGCCCAGCAGGCGGCGCTGCTGGAGCACTGCGGGCACGCCCGGTATGTGTGGAACCTGGCCGTGGAACAGCACGCCCACTGGCGGCCCGGACGCGCGCCGACGCCCAGATTCGCCGAGCAGTGCCGCCAACTCACCGAGGCCCGCGCCGCCTGCGAGTGGCTGGCGGCCGGGTCGATCATCGTTCAGCAGCAGGCGCTGAAGGACTTCCACCAGGCCATGGCGAACTTCTTCGGCCAAACCCACCGGCGGCCGAGGTGGCGTCGGCGCGGTCGAAGCGAGGGGTTTCGGATCGTCGCGGTCAAACCAGGTGACGTGCGCCGCCTGTCGCGCAAAGTCGGCCAGGTGCGCATCCCCAAAGTGGGATGGGTACGGTTCCGCTGGTCCCGCCCCATGGGGGAAGCCAAGTCGTTTCGCGTCACCCGGGATGCGGCGGGCCGCTGGCACGTGGCGTTCGCGATCATCCCTGAGCCGATTCCCGCCCCGGGGACCGGTGCGGCCGTCGGCGTGGATCGGGGCGTCGTGGTGTCGGCCGCGTTGTCCACCGGTGAGCCGCTGACCGTTCCCACCTTAAGTCCAGGGCAGAAGAAGCGGCTGCTGCGGTTGCAGCGCGCCCTGGCAAGGGCCAAGCCCGGGTCCAAGCGCCGCGCCAAGGTCAAGGCCGCCATCGCCCGGTTGAAGGCCCGGGAGGGTGATCGGCGCAAGGAGTGGGTGGAGCAGACCAGCACCGATCTGGCCCGCCGCTTCGACGTGATCGGCATCGAGGACCTGAAGATCTCCGCGATGACCCGGTCGGCGAAAGGCAGCATCACGGCGCCGGGCCGGAACGTGCGCCAGAAGGCGGGATTGAACCGGGGCATTCTGGCCAACGGCTGGGGCCATCTGGCGACCCGGCTGGAGCACAAGGCCCCGGGCCGCCTGTGGAAGATTGATCCGCGGTATACGTCGCAGACCTGTAACGCCTGCAAGCACCTCGCCCGGGAGAGTCGCAAGAGCCAAGCGCTCTTCTCGTGCGTGGCGTGCGGGCATCGGGACCACGCCGACGTCAACGCGGCGAAGAACCTCCGAGATACCGCCGCGGGGCACGCGGTGGCTGCGCGGGGAGGCCCGCCGTTGGGCGGGCCGGTGAACCGCGAACCTCAACGCGACCTTCTCCTGGTGGGGTAG
- a CDS encoding ATP-binding protein — MDSSEYDGSEWVIRLEGSPDQVARARRLVSMSLGRDHPLHDDCVLLTSEIATNAVIHSRSGDGGAFTVTVAYSAEGVRVCVQDEGSSAAPCVCRESADGTGGRGLPLLEALAHRWGLVREAGSNKVWFELVMELATVRKTLAGVG; from the coding sequence ATGGACTCGTCGGAGTATGACGGAAGCGAATGGGTTATCCGCTTGGAGGGTTCCCCCGACCAGGTGGCGAGGGCCCGCCGCCTGGTCTCGATGTCCCTGGGGCGGGATCACCCTCTTCATGACGACTGTGTCCTGCTCACCAGCGAGATCGCCACGAACGCGGTGATCCACTCCCGGTCGGGGGACGGCGGGGCGTTCACCGTCACGGTCGCCTACTCGGCTGAGGGGGTGCGGGTCTGCGTCCAGGACGAGGGCTCGTCGGCCGCCCCCTGCGTGTGCCGCGAGTCGGCCGACGGGACGGGGGGCCGCGGCCTGCCCCTGCTGGAGGCGCTGGCGCATCGCTGGGGCCTGGTCAGGGAGGCGGGCTCCAACAAGGTCTGGTTCGAGCTCGTGATGGAGCTGGCCACCGTACGCAAGACGCTGGCCGGCGTCGGTTGA
- a CDS encoding peptide ABC transporter substrate-binding protein: MTVLTRTRGLAVLVATVLVVSACGGSETPAAQGGQQGAKEFSVALTEPDHLTPGNTSSSYSITVLQALFDLPVVIDAKGQPQMRAAESVTSEDQKVWTIKIKPGQKFHNGEPVTAESFADAWNAAAYGPNAWTNNYYFENVEGYDALNPEAPEGSEEAPKPTVDKLSGLKVVDPNTLQVTLTAPFSQFPITLAYTGFAPMPKAAFADLAAYDVKPIGNGPFALDGEWVRNRQIKVKRFEGYTGPRPAKSDSINFKIYESRDTAYVDLRAGKVDLIQTIPPASVSEAKTLLGDRFVATPSGTMDYLGFPVYDKRFASADLRKAISMAIDRQAIVDAVFNGTFKPMSSLVAPLVPGYREGACGEACVYDVAKAKALFEAAGGFSGTMNLYFSNADPSYEQWMTAVANQLKDNLGIADIQFRKVPAADYLSTLRAHKQDGPYRNNWVMDYPSPQNYLQSMWGEGNRMGWESKKFNDLISQANSAAGMEASIPLYQQAEDVALREMPMAPLWNWQDQGGYSDRITGVQIDAYSPNLDLITVK, from the coding sequence GTGACGGTCTTGACGAGAACACGAGGACTCGCCGTCCTGGTGGCGACGGTGCTCGTGGTGAGTGCGTGCGGCGGATCAGAGACGCCGGCGGCTCAGGGCGGGCAGCAGGGCGCCAAGGAGTTCTCGGTCGCGCTGACCGAACCGGACCACCTGACCCCCGGAAACACCTCCAGCAGCTACTCGATCACCGTTCTGCAGGCGCTGTTCGACCTCCCCGTCGTCATCGACGCGAAGGGACAGCCGCAGATGCGGGCCGCCGAGTCGGTGACCAGCGAGGACCAGAAGGTCTGGACGATCAAGATCAAGCCGGGGCAGAAGTTCCACAACGGCGAGCCGGTGACCGCCGAGAGCTTCGCCGACGCGTGGAACGCCGCGGCCTACGGTCCCAACGCGTGGACCAACAACTACTACTTCGAGAACGTCGAGGGCTACGACGCGCTGAACCCGGAGGCCCCCGAGGGCTCCGAGGAGGCCCCCAAGCCCACCGTCGACAAGCTGAGCGGGCTCAAGGTCGTGGACCCCAACACCCTTCAGGTGACGCTGACCGCGCCGTTCAGCCAATTCCCGATCACACTGGCCTACACCGGGTTCGCCCCGATGCCCAAGGCGGCCTTCGCCGACCTGGCGGCCTACGACGTCAAGCCGATCGGCAACGGCCCGTTCGCCCTGGACGGCGAGTGGGTGCGCAACCGGCAGATCAAGGTGAAGAGGTTCGAGGGCTACACCGGGCCTCGCCCCGCCAAGTCCGACTCGATCAACTTCAAGATCTATGAGAGCCGCGACACCGCCTACGTGGACCTGCGGGCCGGCAAGGTGGACCTGATCCAGACGATCCCGCCGGCGAGCGTGTCCGAGGCCAAGACACTGCTCGGCGACAGGTTCGTGGCCACGCCCAGCGGGACCATGGACTACCTGGGCTTCCCGGTCTACGACAAGCGCTTCGCCAGCGCCGACCTGCGCAAGGCCATCTCGATGGCCATCGACCGGCAGGCGATCGTGGACGCCGTGTTCAACGGCACCTTCAAGCCGATGAGCTCGCTGGTGGCGCCGCTGGTACCGGGCTACCGGGAGGGCGCCTGCGGCGAGGCCTGCGTCTACGACGTGGCCAAGGCCAAGGCGTTGTTCGAGGCGGCCGGCGGGTTCAGCGGCACGATGAACCTCTACTTCTCCAACGCCGACCCCAGCTACGAGCAGTGGATGACCGCGGTGGCCAACCAGCTCAAGGACAACCTCGGCATCGCCGACATCCAGTTCCGCAAGGTCCCGGCGGCCGACTACCTGTCCACGCTCCGCGCCCACAAGCAGGACGGGCCGTACCGCAACAACTGGGTGATGGACTACCCGAGCCCGCAGAACTACCTGCAGTCGATGTGGGGCGAGGGCAACCGGATGGGCTGGGAGAGCAAGAAGTTCAACGACCTGATCAGCCAGGCCAACTCCGCGGCCGGCATGGAGGCCAGCATCCCGCTCTACCAGCAGGCCGAGGACGTGGCGCTGCGCGAGATGCCGATGGCCCCGCTGTGGAACTGGCAGGACCAGGGCGGATACTCCGACAGGATCACCGGCGTCCAGATCGACGCCTACAGCCCGAACCTCGACCTGATCACGGTGAAGTAG